The following proteins come from a genomic window of Miscanthus floridulus cultivar M001 chromosome 2, ASM1932011v1, whole genome shotgun sequence:
- the LOC136536924 gene encoding uncharacterized protein: protein MVDPIIGTKWLTKILMDGGSGLNIMYAKMLDEMGIDRTRICPTGAPFHGIMPEKQAMPLGQIDLPITFGDPSNYRMETLTFEVVEFPRTYHAILGCPCYVKFMAIPNYTYHKLKILGLGGVIIVGTSFQRAYECEVECCDHAIVIVASGELAAIKEVTEEAPDPKKSTGSFEPMEGSKEVLIDPGSPDGKVGALAPHFPLNRKTRSSTSSAPTKISLHGNPQTC, encoded by the coding sequence atggtcgacccgattatcggcacaaagtggctcaccaaaatactgatggatggaggcagcggcctcaacatcatgtatgccaagatgctcgacgaaatgggcatcgaccgaacacGCATCTGCCCAaccggagcacctttccatggcatcatgcccgaaaagcaggccatgccacttgggcagatcgatctgcctattaccttcggggatccatccaattataggatggaaaccctcacctttgaggtggtcgagtTCCctagaacctaccacgccatcctaggatgtccatgctatgtgaagttcatggccatccccaactatacctaccacAAGCTAAAGATTCTGGGCCTTGGTGGGGTCATCatcgttggcacctccttccagcgtgcctatgagtgcgaggtcgagtgttgcgaTCACGCTATAGTAATCGTCGCCTCTGGAGAGCTCGCCGCCATCAAGGAGGTCActgaagaagcgcccgaccccaagaagtcgaccgggtcttttgagcctatggagggctccaaagaggtcctcatagatccagGTAGCCCCGATGGCAAGGTGggcgcattggcaccacactttcctctaaataggaaaacaCGCTCGTCTACTTCCTCTGcaccaacaaagatatctttgcatggaaaccctcagacatgctag